CTACAATTGGATTTGATGACTCTGAGATGTCTCCACAACTAGAATTAGACGGAGGCCCAGCAATGCAAGGACAAGCATCACATTCTGAAGCTGGTACGAGTGCAGGAAGCACAAGGCGATGAGGAAGAGAAAGCAAGCTGACGTTTTGGAGAGGATAGCTGACCATATCCAGCAATCTTCGGCTGACCAAAGGAAGAATGCCCAACTAATTGCTTATGCCATTGTTGGTGTGAATGAGAAGTTTAAGGTTGGTGAGAAGCTCGCACAGCTTGGGTTCGGTGATGAGGAGGTGGTGAGGGCGATTTTGAAGTTTGCTGAGAGTCCTAATGTGTATGCACACTTCTGGGGTTTGACAGATTCACAGATGATTGGCCTTGTGCGTTCCATTATATGAAGTTGACTGTTGGCTAAGGGTATTAGGCTTGGCTTATGGTATTAAGTTTTTTACTATAGGGTTTTAGTATTTTGTGAGATGGTTATATTTTGTGTTATGGTTTAACGTACAAACTTATGCTTGGTATACATTTGGATAGATATTTTGGTAATGCTTTTACTTTGGTATGTATTTAATAGGTGTAGGTTCTTAGTACAATCTTTTTGAACTTGTGGTATGGCCTTTGTTGTGGTCGTTTGAGCAGGAATTGTTGGTTAAGTACAATGTTTATGGTCATGATCATGTTAATGAAAATTATGATAATTTTAGGTCATCAACTGTCCCATTCTGGTTGATTATCAATATGCTTTTTCAActtgtaaaaatattattttcctgCATTAACTGGAAGCATTAGATTTGTGTTTTTGAGTCTTATAGAAATTTTGGTGAAACGTTACTGTTTATACTGCTTTTATTGAAGTATCTACATGAAGAAGTGGGAAAAGATGCACATAGTTGCTAAATTCAGAACACAAGTAACATATTCTATTAAACAGATCTCAAAGTACACAAGAATTCATAGCTGTCTTGATATTCCTTTTTGAGCAATAGTGACCTTACATTGTTGTACATCAAACACTTTTGTAAGATTCCTCACTACAACATAAGACATCATATATACATGCTTGCACACGAGGGGAAACAACAATAAACAAGTAGTTTATTTCATATCTTTACAACTAGAACTGAGAAAGTAGCCGTTATTATTTAGGGTGTATACAGTTAAATTGTGATCAATTTTCATGATGGACttttaattttggttgaatttccTGATAGCTGCACCCAAACCAAAACTTGGAAAGAACAATTTCCCGCATAAATTGATCACGTGCTgcacaaataaaacaaaaagcagTTAAGGCATGTGGTGACTTCATATACAATGTTGACATTAGTAGTAAGACAGTTAACAATCATAACAATcacaaatttataaataaatttataaatataactaTCAGAAATTCACAAATCAGCAATTAACAAGTACAAGtaaggtaaaaaaaatttatatgctaCGCAATTGATGAAGCATAAATCACCAATTTTAAGCAAAGCATGGCAAAGAATAAAGGGAGAACCTACAACATCCATGGCAccaataacaaagaaaaagaaaaaaaaagaaaggctcagacaatgaaaaagaaaaagaagagagagcaAAGCAGAAGACGACGATGAAAAAGAACAAAGGCTCAGAGTAACCTAAAAAACTATCACAAATACAAATCCAAAATATAAACTACCTTATTTGGCATAACCAACAAGGAGTCTCCCTCACAAATAGTACCAGATTCCACTTTTTCCATAACAACAGTTCCCATGTCTTTGAATTTGTCAATTATAGGCATCCTGTGCCTATAAGAAATTCTCCTTTATTAGAACAAACTaagtaaaattattatatttgacATTTGAGAGAGAAAGTGAAGCAATACAACACAATGTTAGGCCACAGATTACCTAAAGGGGCATTTGGGGTCTCGCTTAAGAACTTCAACATCGTCAAGTGCTTCAAATAAGCATGGGCCATTCCACCATGGGCAGATTTTTTTATCTACTCTTGTCTTCATATTTGTACCAACCAAACCAGATATTGGTAGAAAAATGACATCTGGTAAAAGATACAGACTTAGTAGAGGAATTTCACTTATGCCACCCATCAAACAAGATAAAATGAGAAAATACATAGGAAATTGTTTGAAAATACATAGCACTTCCACTTTCATATATGAAACTTCCCCAAACCTACTCCAAACAAATGGTGACTTACCAACGAGCAATACCAAATACAATGGCACCAATAACAAAGAAACCAAATAACCAAGCAAACTGCGAGCATTCTAAATTGGCTAAGTACATGATATAGTAGTTACAAAGTTTTGGATATCACGGGCAGTGAGGCAATGAggagaaattgaagaataaTGCAACATTTTTGCAAACAAGATAACCTTTTCttgaaaacaaacaaagaatAGAACAGAATAGAAAGAAAGCAAAAAGCCAGAACACTTTGCTCATACATTCATATGCTTCACAAAATTAAGAAGCAAATAAGGTAAGTTGAAAGAAGATACCAAGTCCGTTGACAGAGAAACCGCGGAGACCAGAGGAACAACTCCGAGACTGTAGCGACGCAAACCCAGGGGCCCGCAGACGGCAGCAACTTTACAAACCATGAAGAGCAATTGGCGCCACGAAGATGAACTGCTAGAGAATTGGAGAGGCGTCGTCGTCGTTGGACCCGTGGAGGTGCTACCGGCGGCGGGTTAGAATCTGGGATTCATTCACGGGAGAAGAAAGGAGATAGGGTAGATGAGAGGAGAAAGGGGGTTAGGGTTCCATGCTAAGTAAAATGACATTTGATTTGGGGGTAGGGTTGTTAGTTAAAATTAAGGATATTTTCGTAATTTTCAATATTTAGTctctagttttattttaaacCAAACAAGATACTGAGACATAACTCAGTTCTGTATATTTTCACACCAAACACAATACTAgtacttatttttatttctgtcTCTTGGTCTCTGTctctctgtctctgtctctgtctctggGTCTCTGTCTCgcaaacaaacgctaccttagtCTCCCTTCTAAATTCTACCTAAGACACTCAATTAGGACTATGAAGATTTCGATCTCGGACTAATTAGTCTCTATAAAAAGAATTACCAATTTATCCTCTACAATAATAAACGCTGGACACGTTATGTCCTTTTATCAATTTAACATGTAAAACTTAATGGTAGtacttatatataaatatcGTTAACTACTGTGATGTGTCTATTTATGAAAAATTGTCACgtagataataatttttatagaaaaatttcACCTGTTTTAATAGAATTTGTGGTAAATAAAGACtagttaataaaaattatatgaaaactCAAAAGATAATGAATGTTTCACCATCTAAAACTACATCATTCTTATATTCATATGGCAGCAATAGAACACGCGCCACTGTGAATAACGAAATATATGCATAACTCCGTTTTATTTTCCAATAAGATATATATATTCATCGTTTATTATGTGAAAGATctaattaatacttttttttttgttcaagaACTAACTAGACCTTAAAATTCTCAAAAATATAATTGCCAAtttactcttcttcttttttttaattcttagtggtttaatgtgttttatttattataagtCAAAGATAAGAATGCAATATACCCTAAATTCTTATAACTATATCTATATCTTTTATAAAGAGGATTGCacttttatatttgttatttttttaatttaattttctatgcctatatttattatatagaattacaaatatacatataatataaaacataaatattattttgatttctaaaGTTtggatcaaaataaaaattattcctaattttttttatttaaaataatttttagcgttatattttgaattaaaatattttttaaaaatttttggacaaaaatatttttttatttgttttgactCCAACCCTACCATCTACCATTCTTATTCCCACCAAGTACCAGGCATCCCCATCCATCAACTATTCATTTCATCCATCACCATTGCaatataatcttttaaattcaacaacaataacaaaagtattcatattttttggaagaaagaaagaaaaaataggaTAAAGAGAGAGATAAAATAAGCTTAGGGAGGAAGAATTTGGTAGTGATGATGAAGGAATTTGTCGCTACTGTTGCTAGTTAGGTCgccagagagagaaaaagagtttGGTAGTGATGATGAAGGAATTTGTGCCACTGCTGCTAGTTATGGAGAGAGACTTTGCTGTAGCTTTCGTCGTCAACCACTAGAGAAGGAAAAGAGAGAAAGTAAAAAGATAGCGTTGTTAAGGACTCCTCGGCTATCGTCACCGTCATTGTTGCAGCTTGTTGTCACCGGAAAAGATTGTTAGAGTGTAATGTCAGGTTCTAGaactttaaaattattcttcttGAGGAGAAAGAGATGGAGATCTATTCTTTTTCAGATATGTTCTTCTTGATTCTTCAAAtctattttggaaaattttaaattatttttttataatttttttgctcAGAATAaacttgttttttttattaatgaaatgatgattttaaaaataattttaatgttgaagatgattttgaaaaaaaaaatacaatttttattttaatcccAAATTTCATAAACTAAAATAGTATTTATTTCCGTAATATAATAACTAGATCAATTGGTCAAACTAAGTtgaatacaaataataattccaaaatattttgtgagaattcaaattttgtattttcATAAATCTTACATACAAATTTTATAGAATATTCGCTATAAGtagtatatgttttttttttattggatatgTAAGTGTCtaccaaaaaaatataacatatgAAGTACTaaaatcagcaaaaaaaataaaaaaataattttgagagAGATCAATTATTAATAACAAAACTTGACAGTAAAATTAGCAACGCAACTATTAATTGGAAAAATGGAAcacaaaagatcaaagaaaaaaaaggagacacaacaaaaattattaacaaaattgaTAGCAACGACAGAGGAAACGACAACACTGACGAACACAGAAAGAGAGAGAACTCAAACAGAGAAGAGGAGATGTGGTGGTTGTGGAGCCTGCGAGGGCTACAGCTGCTGCAGGCTACTAAGTTGGGGGACTACGCCGCTAAGgttcttttctttattcttctttcaattttcaaCGAGGAGGGGAGATAGGGGGACAAAAAGTTGAAACGGCATCGTTTTAGAAGAGTTATCAAATCGGAAGACTTTTAAAAATCTGGTTAGTTCCTTTAGTACACTAGTTAACTGCTAATTTAATCGATTTTTTAACTGATTTTTGCCAAACGAACTTTTAAATTAATCGAATCGTTCTAGTGACCGATTTTTGGTTAATTCGATTAAACTGATATGttcgattttcaaaaatatgatatttaatCACTGAAATATGATTGGATTTATGTTCTGTTACATAGAAATGAAAATATATCATAGATATTAGACATTTTTATACTCTAAGCTTCATTTAAATCTCATGTTCAGGATGGATTTAACATTATTCTTTGTTGATTCTTTTAATGGTTTCCGTTGTTTTTTAAGGTGTTCCCCCAAAGgattaaatttcttattttgagttttgacatACAAAATATGAGTAATTGCtcaaattagtctctaaaatttttaaaagtagatattttagttttttaaaaaaattaatacataaaaataattctaaaattttattttggtagaCAAATtagttttaagtttttttttggcagagtaattatctaaattaatcctaaaaaaattttaaaaatagatattttagtgttaaaaaaattaatacacaaattaattccaatatttttttctatcagACAGAACAGTTTTAATTTGGTGATCAAGTTGAGATtcaagtaaaaataaaagaataacttTGATTATACCTAATTCTTAGTTATTACACTAAgctaaattatattaaatacaaaaatatcaaataattttaattttgagttttttatAGAATAATCTCTAATaactttattaaataatttttttttaccaaagataaGAAGactatttaatgaataaatttattattatttttatctaaaaacgTGTAAAAAATTAGGGGATAGTATTGtacaattaataataactatattttattttgtttttttatgtggTGTAATTGATACTAATAAATGTCAGtgaatgaaaatttggtgaTGATAATTATATGAGCATATCtacttataataaaattaacttgGATTGTTCGAGTGATCAATTCATTCGTCCGCTTAAACAAGTGTTGGGAGTTTGAATTCACTCTTAAATATAGTTCAGATCAGTAACAGATTAGTCCTTGACTAATTAATGTTTAAAAACTGATTTTAGATAATTACTCTATCAAAAAATAAACTGTAATTAATTTTCTCTgctgaaataaaattttagaaatatttttgtgtattaattttttaaaaaaactaaaatattcatttttaaaatatttgagtaCTAATTTTGGTGATTATTGGACAATATCAATTCGGTGATTCTGTTTGCCAAATTGGACACTAGCCGTTGTGGGTTTGGTACCTGCAACgttcaaattatttttgaaaaccaaataCCAAAATTATGTGTCGTAGATTCGACGTCGTTTCGTGAATCCGCACAACCTTTTTAAACCAAACTCTTTCAACAACACAACAaaacatcttcttcttcttcctctgatttCTCTCtgtctcttcatcttcttttctgtttctgcGAAACCCTAATTTTGATTGGTATACATCAATATTCAATACAATCGTACAATACTATTACGATCGCTATGGCCAACGTTAATGTTCACTCTGAAGCTGCTCAAGATAACAACATTGCNNNNNNNNNNNNNNNNNNNNNNNNNNNNNNNNNNNNNNNNNNNNNNNNNNNNGAAGgtttttctttctgcttttctaACACATTGTTTTCGATTGATTCAGTATTTGTGCTATGCCGATTTGAAATCAGATTTCCTTCTTGTTCTCTGTCTTTTCCTTTAAAGATGTATTGTTTCTTCTTTATTACATTATTCTAACAAGAAAGCACGTTCTTTTTTTATGGGTTGAGTTTTCGCAATGGAgttttgattcttttgtgttccTAGTAAAAAAAGATCTTAAAGTACTTGTTTCTTTCTAACTCCTTAATTGTTTTGTGGCCATTGTTATTGAACAGATTGCAATCTGAACTGATGGCGCTCATGGTAAGAAGCTTATATGCccactatatacatatatgatctttctctttgatttggaaaaagattACTGATTATTGAAGCTTTGTGTTCATGGGAATTTCAGATGAGTGGAGATTCAGGTATATCTGCGTTTCCTGAGGAGGACAACATATTCTGCTGGAAAGGGACAATAACAGGAAGTAAAGACACTGTGTTTGAAGGAACTGAGTACAAGTTGTCACTTTCATTTCCCAATGATTACCCTTTTAAGGCTCCAAAGGTCAAATTTGAAAGCACCTGCTTCCATCCAAATGTAGATGTTCATGGTAATATATGCTTGGACATTCTTCAGGTAGTAATTATGTGAAGATTCCTGTCCTTTCTTATTTGATCAACACAAAATACAAAGCTTGGTTATGATAGAACAATTCTTTGTTTGTAATAGGATAAATGGTCATCTGCTTATGATGTTAGAACAATTCTGCTATCAATTCAAAGTTTGCTTGGAGGTAAGTTTTGCAAAGGTCAAACACACACTGCTTTGAATTTTAAAACTGCTTTTTTTCCCGGTTATTTACTTATCATCTCTGCCCATAACTCAGAGCCAAATATTAGCTCACCACTGAATCCACAAGCAGCACAGCTTTGGAGCAATCAAGAAGGTAAACATAtgttctttaatataatttgtatgTATTTGTGTCTTCGCAGTGAGCTAATAAAGTTGGTTTTTTGCTGTGTTCTACAGAATACAGGAAGATGGTGGAGAAGCTGCACAAACTTCCTAGTGCTTAAAGTTTCAGCTTGAAagggtttctttttctttattttcgttgGAGAAAAAGAGGAGGCGTGGCGTGGCTTTTAGAATTTTTGATGCGGCTTCTGAATTTCTACAAATTATTGTATTAGTATGATTCCATTATAAATGAAACAAGAATATCATTTTTTCCCACTCTCAATATCAGTTGATTTTCCTATCCACGTTGAAGTGGAATGCTAATTGAGCAATTTTAACATGACTACCATATAATTTGTTAAAGGTACATAACCACGGTGAAAACatcataaataagaaaaaaacttaatcatcaaattaatttactttatatGGTTAAAACTTTCGTCACTCATTTTCTCGATTAGAAAATAATACACATGAATTTGAATCCTTTTTTGGCTTTAAAcgcatcaaaattaaatgagCATATTTTCTTgggattgaaattttaaataatattacgaTAGCAAGGGTTTGAGGGTTTCAAAACAATGAACAGAGTAAGGCCATGATGAGTAGTAGAGTACATTCATTATTCATGGGACCTGCTGAAGGTAATCTAGCATCTTCCTAAAAACACAATCGTCAGAGACTATATAACTTTAGTCTAAATACTGCTAATAATTAACTAAACATAACTTTGCAGAAAAGTTTGCACCGCAACGATCAGGCTTTCCGTGATGCTAACTGCCTCAGATTGTACTTAGAAAATTCTTTATATTTCTCAATGACCCCA
The Arachis duranensis cultivar V14167 chromosome 5, aradu.V14167.gnm2.J7QH, whole genome shotgun sequence genome window above contains:
- the LOC107488359 gene encoding ubiquitin-conjugating enzyme E2 20 (The sequence of the model RefSeq protein was modified relative to this genomic sequence to represent the inferred CDS: added 60 bases not found in genome assembly), which produces MANVNVHSEAAQDNNIAPSKQPLSLPKTVDSQSVLRRLQSELMALMMSGDSGISAFPEEDNIFCWKGTITGSKDTVFEGTEYKLSLSFPNDYPFKAPKVKFESTCFHPNVDVHGNICLDILQDKWSSAYDVRTILLSIQSLLGEPNISSPLNPQAAQLWSNQEEYRKMVEKLHKLPSA